A DNA window from Leptolyngbya sp. KIOST-1 contains the following coding sequences:
- a CDS encoding glycosyltransferase family 2 protein, which produces MNSMPGDASERLNISVIIPVYNGGESFRLCLDSLKQSSRLPDEVIVVADGDTDGSWQVAKESGATVFRYDSAGGPARARNQGARLARGEILFFIDADVTVGCDTILGVEKAFQQDINLAALIGSYDDQPGAPNFLSQYKNLFHHYTHQISSEKASTFWGACGAVRADAFRAVGGFDERYLKPCVEDIELGYRLRRAGYTIRLCKHIQVKHLKCWQPVSLLRAEIFYRALPWTELILSQGQPMNDLNLDRTNKLSVVLSWLALGCLVGGWVNPFLWIVAIATMIGLLVVNQRVYRFFWHKRGAWFALRVIPWHWFYFLYGGAAFAYGLATYQFRQLSAYAD; this is translated from the coding sequence ATGAATTCCATGCCAGGTGATGCATCAGAACGGCTCAATATTTCTGTCATTATTCCTGTTTACAACGGTGGCGAGAGCTTCCGCCTCTGCCTCGACAGCCTGAAGCAGTCGAGCCGGTTGCCCGATGAGGTCATCGTGGTGGCCGATGGCGATACCGACGGCTCCTGGCAGGTGGCTAAGGAGTCTGGGGCAACGGTCTTTCGCTACGATTCAGCCGGAGGCCCTGCCCGTGCCCGAAACCAGGGGGCCAGACTAGCCCGAGGAGAAATCCTGTTTTTTATTGACGCAGATGTGACGGTCGGTTGCGACACTATTCTCGGCGTTGAAAAGGCGTTTCAGCAGGATATCAACCTGGCCGCGCTGATTGGCTCCTACGACGACCAGCCGGGGGCACCCAACTTTCTGTCCCAGTACAAAAATCTGTTTCACCACTACACCCACCAGATCTCCTCCGAAAAAGCGTCAACCTTCTGGGGAGCCTGCGGGGCTGTGCGAGCCGATGCCTTTAGAGCGGTGGGAGGGTTCGACGAGCGCTACCTGAAGCCCTGCGTGGAGGACATTGAGTTGGGCTATCGGCTCAGGCGGGCTGGATATACCATTCGCCTGTGCAAACATATTCAGGTCAAGCACCTGAAGTGCTGGCAGCCCGTTTCACTGCTACGGGCCGAGATTTTTTACCGAGCGCTACCCTGGACGGAGTTAATTCTTAGCCAGGGTCAACCGATGAATGATCTCAATCTAGACCGTACCAACAAGCTAAGCGTTGTGCTCAGCTGGCTGGCCTTGGGCTGCCTGGTGGGCGGATGGGTCAATCCTTTCCTGTGGATCGTTGCGATCGCCACCATGATCGGACTTTTGGTGGTTAACCAGCGGGTTTACCGCTTCTTTTGGCACAAGCGCGGGGCCTGGTTTGCCCTCCGGGTAATTCCCTGGCACTGGTTCTACTTTCTTTACGGCGGCGCAGCCTTTGCCTATGGCCTGGCAACTTACCAGTTCCGGCAGCTGTCTGCCTACGCAGATTAG
- a CDS encoding TMEM14 family protein, translated as MPTGALYAIAYAALSAIGGLIGYAQARSQVSLVSGLVSATLLLVRAWLWQAGSAGGAGMAMGVTAALVIIFIRRWMETRKAMPAIVMIVAGVLAFIGMGLSLVGAQQ; from the coding sequence ATGCCTACTGGAGCCCTGTACGCGATCGCCTACGCCGCGCTCTCTGCGATCGGTGGCCTGATTGGCTATGCCCAGGCCCGTAGCCAGGTGTCCTTAGTTAGTGGACTGGTCAGCGCCACGCTGCTGCTGGTGAGGGCGTGGCTGTGGCAGGCCGGTTCCGCTGGCGGTGCCGGTATGGCCATGGGCGTAACCGCCGCGCTGGTGATCATCTTCATTCGTCGCTGGATGGAAACTCGCAAGGCCATGCCCGCCATCGTTATGATTGTGGCGGGTGTGCTAGCGTTTATTGGCATGGGCCTATCGCTGGTTGGCGCACAGCAGTAG